Proteins from a genomic interval of Scatophagus argus isolate fScaArg1 chromosome 6, fScaArg1.pri, whole genome shotgun sequence:
- the lurap1 gene encoding leucine rich adaptor protein 1, with the protein MDEASETIPDLKDIEVKIGRKTPEGLLRWMREEASSLRGDAKLSTAHDTSVETGKKSLDEKIRKLKVEMAHLRSVDVKILQQLLAVHEGIEAVKWLLEERSTLTSHCSSLTSSQYSLGEGPDTSWRGSWSSLQDPNDKLDNISIGSYLDTLADDMDEYCPSSSESVICSTTPLVSECTTVSRIGGGPGAMVTAVATGAGVGVKSGSGAGSAIRAGANENGTGIGNGTEAKGGPGTGITSGTGITGTGTGKPAVSVSSPQAKSEGPKQEAPMWTTAAEMGKGSPASKGNTQTQAVKANGVLEKPTMQTGSPTRHTLTEKLGTSQSPKLKPYKNGKIDLDTCKMNGKMHLEYDAHWRWVQSQEDVTFL; encoded by the exons ATGGATGAAGCCAGCGAGACCATCCCTGATTTGAAAGACATTGAGGTGAAAATCGGCCGGAAGACCCCCGAGGGTTTGCTCAGGTGGATGCGGGAAGAGGCGTCCTCTCTCCGGGGGGACGCGAAGCTGAGCACCGCGCACGACACCAGCGTGGAGACTGGGAAGAAGAGTTTGGATGAAAAGATCAGGAAATTGAAGGTGGAGATG GCTCACTTGCGCTCGGTGGATGTCAAGATCTTGCAGCAGTTGCTAGCAGTTCATGAGGGCATTGAAGCAGTGAAATGGCTGCTGGAGGAGCGTAGCACACTGACGAGTCACTGCAGCAGCCTAACCAGCAGCCAGTACAGCCTGGGCGAGGGCCCCGACACCTCCTGGAGAGGCTCCTGGAGTAGTCTGCAGGACCCAAATGACAAGCTGGACAACATCTCCATCGGCAGCTACCTGGACACCCTTGCAGATGACATGGATGAGTACTGCCCCTCCAGCTCAGAGTCGGTTATCTGCTCTACCACACCGCTAGTCTCAGAGTGTACTACTGTGAGCCGGATAGGGGGAGGCCCCGGGGCCATGGTCACAGCAGTTGCTACAGGAGCTGGGGTAGGGGTGAAGTCTGGTAGTGGAGCTGGAAGTGCAATTCGGGCTGGGGCAAATGAAAATGGAACTGGGATTGGAAATGGGACAGAGGCAAAAGGTGGACCAGGAACTGGGATTACCAGTGGGACTGGTATTACTGGGACTGGAACTGGCAAACCAGCCGTTTCTGTCAGCTCCCCCCAAGCCAAGTCTGAGGGCCCTAAGCAAGAAGCTCCGATGTGGACCACAGCTGCTGAGATGGGTAAAGGAAGTCCTGCTTCTAAGGGTAACACCCAGACACAAGCTGTTAAGGCTAATGGAGTCCTGGAGAAACCAACAATGCAGACAGGAAGCCCAACCCGCCACACCCTCACTGAGAAACTGGGAACCAGCCAGAGCCCCAAACTCAAACCTTACAAAAACGGAAAGATCGACTTGGATACTTGCAAAATGAATGGCAAAATGCACCTGGAGTACGACGCACACTGGCGATGGGTGCAGTCGCAAGAAGACGTGACGTTTTTGTAA
- the ttc22 gene encoding tetratricopeptide repeat protein 22 → MEADSTEDIEFLIEDMDYIPGHFHLELNLNCDPVGPVKLRLRDTYLKQESLRGELEAETGYLQYAVRNLLGLLAFHLEHLDAAEEIFRSICKEDPGNLNAWANLGYVYDKLGRELDTAECVEKVSHLMGLDGGEASQEEARLLAARCLAEQAYVYPHDVELDNEDDLRERLTAALTLFNRALDYGGHLIPIEEKRSWYFKMATIYIRLDDIVKTKEDSEYSRLSHFNKGLKLLKETLECEKTRNKALAWCYVGVMLERKEEFNTVPMSIHDCGYSASDPLSCYGTAINLASDDAFTLNLLAKVFFLLGKHEMATGICNMALNVLPDPELNWQAYCTRAKINMMLYARDLEKAKHGQGGIPDRQMLTEARKDLDKVLIVHPCLRTHLEMAQVYYYMGVDALQESLLVDEGAVNCALVSLSHALQFELGDSLPDLHVLRGRCLLLKGEEQNAADCFKQAVELERPGSTDTTALRCLLQALLALFMQGGPEPSPAITQLELWVQRAEERYPGDIVKAELRCLYRTHTAEVTELSRALIRTGRLNLVRRLLETVVPKQLVKKKPVAKSFSFT, encoded by the exons ATGGAGGcagacagcacagaggacaTTGAGTTTCTCATAGAGGACATGGACTACATCCCTGGTCACTTCCACCTGGAGCTCAACCTCAACTGTGACCCTGTTGGGCCTGTGAAGCTGAGACTCAGGGACACTTACTTAAAACAGGAGAGCCTGAGAGGCGAACTAGAGGCTGAAACTGGATATCTGCAGTACGCCGTCCGAAATCTGCTGGGCCTACTGGCTTTTCACCTCGAACATCTGGACGCAGCTGAGGAAATATTCAG AAGCATCTGTAAAGAAGACCCTGGTAACCTGAATGCATGGGCCAACCTGGGTTATGTGTACGACAAGCTGGGGAGAGAGCTGGACACAGCTGAGTGTGTGGAGAAAGTGTCCCACCTTATGGGCTTAGATGGTGGAGAGGCCTCTCAGGAAGAGGCCAGGCTCCTGGCGGCTCGTTGTCTGGCTGAGCAGGCCTATGTGTATCCCCATGATGTGGAACTGGACAATGAGGACGACCTGAGGGAAAGGCTGACGGCGGCACTAACACTTTTCAACAGAGCTCTGGACTATGGGGGTCACCTG ataCCAATAGAGGAAAAACGAAGCTGGTATTTTAAAATGGCAACCATCTATATAAG actgGATGACATAGTAAAGACTAAAGAGGACTCTGAATACTCCAGACTCTCCCACTTCAACAAGGGACTGAAACTTCTCAAAGAAACATTAGAATGTGAGAAAACACGAAATAAAG CTCTTGCCTGGTGTTATGTCGGCGTCATGttggagagaaaggaagagttCAACACTGTGCCCATGTCCATACATGACTGTGGTTACTCAGCCTCTGATCCCCTGTCCTGCTATGGAACT GCCATAAACTTGGCCAGTGATGATGCATTCACCCTGAACCTCCTGGCAAAGGTCTTCTTTCTGTTGGGCAAACATGAGATGGCCACAGGGATCTGCAACATGGCCCTAAATGTGCTCCCAGATCCAGAGCTCAACTGGCAGGCGTACTGTACCCGTGCCAAG atCAATATGATGCTCTATGCCAGGGACCTGGAAAAGGCAAAACATGGTCAAGGTGGAATCCCAGATCGACAGATGCTAACTGAGGCCAGAAAAGACTTGGACAAGGTCCTTATTGTCCATCCATGTCTACGGACTCATCTAGAGATGGCGCAG GTGTACTACTACATGGGCGTTGATGCACTCCAGGAGAGTCTTTTGGTGGATGAAGGGGCAGTGAACTGCGCATTGGTTAGCTTGTCCCACGCCCTGCAGTTTGAGCTGGGTGACAGCTTGCCGGACCTTCACGTACTGAGAGGTCGTTGCCTCTTGCTGAAGGGTGAGGAGCAGAATGCTGCAGACTGCTTCAAACAGGCTGTGGAGTTAGAGAGACCAGGGAGCACAGACACCACAGCTCTGCGCTGCCTTCTACAGGCCCTCCTGGCTCTGTTCATGCAAGGAGGCCCAGAGCCAAGTCCTGCCATCACCCAACTGGAGCTGTGGGTgcaaagagcagaggagaggtaCCCTGGGGACATCGtgaaggcagagctgaggtGCCTTTACAGGACTCACACAGCGGAGGTCACAGAGTTATCCCGGGCTCTGATCAGGACAGGCAGACTGAACCTAGTGAGGAGGCTACTCGAAACTGTGGTGCCGAAACAACTGGTTAAGAAGAAACCAGTGGCAAAGTCTTTCTCCTTTACATGA
- the LOC124060543 gene encoding cornifelin homolog B-like: MAVQPLTEWSSGLFSCCDDCSSCCYGFWCCPCLACTVSGAVGENRCLPICDICSPAITASCGLPLCVPPAALAIRVGIRHRYGIKGSLCKDIAVSCFCMWCSWCQMQRELKYRKETLTVINVQTTVVNMQPQPVMMMPANPMPAGVMMAPY, translated from the exons ATGGCTGTACAACCTTTGACTGAGTGGAGCAGCGGACTCTTCAGCTGCTGTGACGACTGCAGCTCTT GCTGCTATGGTTTCTGGTGCTGCCCTTGCCTTGCCTGCACGGTTTCGGGAGCTGTTGGGGAGAACCGTTGCCTCCCTATATGTGACATATGCAGCCCTGCCATAACAGCATCCTGTGGTTTACCTCTGTGTGTGCCTCCTGCAGCACTGGCTATACGGGTTGGCATTCGACACAGATATGGTATCAAG GGCTCGCTCTGCAAGGACATAGCAGTGTCCTGTTTCTGCATGTGGTGCTCCTGGTGTCAAATGCAACGCGAATTAAAATATCGCAAAGAAACTCTCACAGTCATCAACGTGCAGACAACAGTGGTCAACATGCAGCCCCAACCAGTCATGATGATGCCAGCAAACCCGATGCCAGCAGGGGTCATGATGGCGCCTTACTGA
- the ttc4 gene encoding tetratricopeptide repeat protein 4 — translation MASSEGQYDSDDGMDEFMDKFKTLGYKNAFSEDNWEEEFDKIPMFMKKAPDEIDPKKYPELACLQAMIHDEDRPPEEQANSLKDEGNAFFKEKDYQKAILCYTAGLKKNCGDQEINTILLTNRAAAHFHLGNMRSALNDAAAAKKVKPDHLKALVRGVQCCIELRLFAEAMQWCDEGLKAHPTDKKLLELRASADKHKRAAERDARKAKAKEKKLHGEKEALLTAIKDRGIKLAQPVKHRQHGSDSEDEDEGSSAAISQLSLDGLSSKEVTGAQVFLDQQGSLHWPVLFLYPEHQQSDFISAFCESNCFIDHLAVMFGEELPPWDTDRKYHPQNLQLYFEDEQKETLYQVNPETSLLKVLQHKRFFIKGGTPSFIILVQGSLFWKQFLTGKKIQGL, via the exons GAGTTTGATAAAATACCCATGTTCATGAAAAAAGCCCCCGACGAGATTGACCCCAAAAAATACCCAGAACTAGCTTGTCTACAGGCCATGATCCATGATGAAGACAGACCTCCGGAAG AGCAAGCAAACAGCCTGAAAGATGAGGGAAACGCGTTTTTCAAAGAGAAGGACTACCAAAAGGCCATTCTGTGCTACACAGCAGGCTTGAAGAAGAACTGCGGGGACCAGGAAATCAACACTATTCTCCTCACCAACCGGGCCGCAGCTCACTTCCACCTGG GTAACATGCGCTCTGCACTGAATGATGCTGCAGCTGCAAAGAAGGTCAAACCGGACCACCTTAAAGCACTGGTCAGAG gtgttCAGTGTTGTATAGAGCTGCGCCTCTTTGCAGAGGCCATGCAGTGGTGTGATGAGGGCCTGAAGGCTCATCCTACTGACAagaagctgctggagctgaGAGCATCTGCGGATAAACACAAG agagcagcagagagagacgCCAGGAAGGCcaaagccaaagaaaaaaagctgcacGGCGAGAAGGAAGCTCTCCTAACTGCTATAAAG GATCGAGGCATCAAGCTCGCCCAGCCCGTGAAGCATCGTCAGCACGGTTCAGACAGCGAGGATGAGGACGAAGGCTCCTCAGCAGCGATATCGCAGCTGAGTCTGGACGGCCTCAGCTCCAAAGAGGTCACGGGGGCTCAGGTCTTCCTGGACCAGCAGGGCTCCCTGCACTGGCCTGTTCTTTTCCTGTATCCGGAACACCAGCAGAGTGActtcatctctgctttctgtGAGAGCAACTG TTTCATAGATCACTTGGCAGTCATGTTTGGAGAAGAACTTCCACCCTGGGACACGGACAGAAAATACCATCCTCAAAATTTGCAG CTGTACTTTGAAGATGAACAGAAGGAGACGCTTTACCAAGTAAACCCAGAGACGTCACTTTTAAAAGTGTTGCAGCATAAAAG GTTTTTTATCAAGGGAGGCACTCCCAGTTTCATCATTCTGGTCCAAGGCTCCTTATTCTGGAAGCAGTTTTTAACAGGGAAGAAAATACAAGGACTGTGA